CCGGCTCGGCCGGGCGGCGCTATGTGCAAACGATTACGCTTGAGAACGGCCTGGGCGGTCTGTCGATCGTTGGCTATTGCTCCTGCCCGGTCGGCTTCGCCTGCAAGCATGTCGCCGCCGTTTTATTAACCCTGGCCCGCGAGGCCGAACCGGTGGTTCCGGCTTGGGATGGGTCCTTCGGGGCGCGGCCGGCCCAGGCGGCGGTCAGCGAACCGACCCTTGATCCCGCTCTCGCCGAATGGATCGCCGCCGTCGCCGGCTTCGAGGAGGTCGGCGATCCGGAGGCCTATCCGCCGGCGATCCGCCACCGCTTGATCTATGTGGTCGGCCCCCAGGGGGAAGGCGGCGTTCCGCAAAATGGCGAGGGCCGGAGCGAGAGCCGGGGCGGGGGGCGGGTCAGCGCCGAGATCGAAGTGACCTTGTGGTCGATCGCCGTGCTCAAGGACGGCCAGATGTCGAGCGTTGAGCGCCGCATCCTGTCGGCCGACGCCCTGGTGCGCTCGCCGGCCCGCCCGGCCTATCTGCGGCCCAGCGATTTGGCCCTGGTGCCGCGTCTGGCGGCCTTGCGCGCCCCCGGGGGCGGCAACGCCCTGCTGTTGCCCCAGATCAGCGGCAGCGAGTTGTTCGCGGCGATGGTGGCCAGCGGCCGCTGCCGGTGGGGCGGCCCCGATGGTCCGACGCTTTATCCGGGCGCGGCGCGCCGGGCCAAGCTGGTCTGGCGTTCGGATGGCGAGGGCTGGCAGAGACCGGCGATCGAGCCCGAGGCGATGGCGCCCGAGGCCGCTGATCCCGAGACTGCCCAGCCCGATATCGGCCAACCCTATATCGCCCAGCCTGCTATCCCCGAGATCGGGGCTCTCGACGGCGAGGCTGTCGAGGCCCCGACACGGACCGATCCGGACGACGCTTCCCCCGCCCCCGAGGATGGGGAAAGCGGGCAAAGCCCGGAGGCGGAGGCCTGGGATCTGCGCGCCCTGCCGATCGAGCCGCCGGCCTATGTCGATCCCCGGTCCGGCGAGACCGGACCGCTTGATCTCGGCCTGGATCCGCGCCTTGCCGCGCGTTTGCTCAGCGCGCCGCCGATCCCGCCGACCTCGGTCGACGCGGTGCGCAGCCGCCTGGGCGCCCTGTTGCCGGCGGCGGTTCCGGTGCTGCCCGCGCCGATCGATGCCCAGCCGCTGTCCGTCGCCCCCCAGCCGATCCTCCGCCTGCTCGCCCTGCGCGCCGTGCCGCGGATGCGCGGCGCCGAGATGCCCGGCGAGACCACCCAGGCCTTGGTGGCGCGGCCGTGTTTCGCCTATGACAGCGTGATCCTGCCCGCCGATTCCAGCGAACCGGCGCCTTTGCGCATGGTTGGCGCCAGCCTGATGCGCATCGAGCGGGATTTCGCCGCCGAAGGCACGGCGCTACGCCAGCTTGATCGCATCGGCCCGCTGCGCGTCGCCGAGGCCTTGGGCCGGGTGCGGGTCGAAGGCGGCATCAGCGCCGATCGGCTGATCGCCCCGCCCTTTCTGCCGCGTGGCGAGGAACGCGAACGCGCCGTCGATTTCCTGCGCGACGGCGTGCCCGACCTGGAAGAGGCCGGCTGGCGGATCGAGATCGATCCCGATTTTCCCGTGCGCCCGGTCGTCGCCGACAGCCAGGATTGGTGGGGTGGTCTGAATGCCGTTGGCGGGCTGGAAGGCACGGTCGGCGGCTGGCTGTCGGTCGGGCTGGGGGTAACCATCGACGGCGAGCGGGTCGATCTGCTGCCGGCGCTGCTGACCCTGCTTGGCGAGGGCGAGGATCTGGTCGAGCGCGAAGAGGACGAGCTTTTGTACCTGCCGCTGGGCGATGGCCGGGTGCTGCCCGTCGCCGTGCGCCGCCTGCGGCCGATCTTCCATGCCCTTCATGCTGTGGCCGTGCCCGACGAGCGCGCCGGTCCGGGGGTGCGGCTGAGCGGGCGCGATCTTGGGCCGCTGGCCCTGCTCGAAGAGGCCGGCAAGCCGCTGGGCGTCGTCTGGGAGGGGGCCGAAGGGGCGCGCGATATCGCCCGCCGGCTGGCCGTCGTCGGCCTGCGCGAGGCGGTGGCGCCGCCCAAGGGGCTGGTCGGGTCGCTGCGGGCCTATCAGAATGAGGGGCTGGACTGGCTGCAATTCCTGCGGGCCAATAACCTGGGCGGCATCCTGGCCGATGATATGGGGCTGGGCAAGACGCTGCAGACCCTGGCCCATATCCTGGTCGAAAAGGAATCGGGGCGGCTGAACGATCCGGTGCTGATCGTCGCCCCGACCAGCGTGCTTGGCGCCTGGCGGCGCGAGGCGGCGCAATTCGCCCCCGGCCTGCGGCTGGTGGTTCTGCATGGCCCCGAGCGGGCGGCGGGCTTTTCCCAGATGGCCGACCAGGATGTGGTCGTCACCTCCTATGCCCTGGTCCGCCACGATCTCGAGGTGCTGAAGGCCCAGCCCTGGCACATGCTGGTGCTGGACGAGGCCCAGACCATCCGCAATCCGCAGACCGTTCAATACAAGGCGGTGGCCGCGCTCAAGGCCCGTCACCGGCTGTTCCTGACCGGCACGCCGCTGGAAAACCACCTGGGCGACCTGTGGGCGCTGATGGATCTGCTGATGCCCGGGCTGCTGGGCGACGGCGCCACCTTCCGCCGGGTCTTCCGCGGCCCGATCGAAAAGCGCGGCGACGGCCCGCGCCGCCGCGCCCTGGCGGTGCGGGTGCGGCCGTTCATCCTGCGCCGGACCAAGGACGAGGTGGCCACCGATCTGCCGGCCAAGACCGAGATGATCGATATGGTCGAACTGGAAGGCGGGCAGCGCGACCTTTACGAGGCCGTCCGTCTGGCCGCCCATAAGGCGATTCGCGAGGTGCTGGCCGAAAAGGGCTTGGCGCGCGGGCGCATTCACATTCTGGCCGCCCTGACCCGGCTGCGTCAGGTGTGCTGCGATCCGCGGCTGGTCAAGGGCGGGCCGCGCAAACCGCCGCCCTCGGCCAAGCTCGACCGACTCGAGGAAATGCTGCGCGACCTTGTCGACGAGGGCCGCCGTACCCTGGTGTTCTCGGCTTTCCCGTCGATGTTGGCCCTGGTCGAGGAGCGGCTGGCCGCCGCCTCGATCCCCTGGGTGTCGCTGACCGGCGAAACCCGCGACCGCGATACCCCGGTCACCCGCTTCCAGTCGGGCGCGGTGCCGGTCTTCCTGATCAGCCTCAAGGCCGGCGGCACCGGCCTGACCCTGACCGCCGCCGATACGGTCATTCACTATGATCCCTGGTGGAATCCGGCGGTCGAGGCCCAGGCCACCGACCGCGCCCACCGCATCGGTCAGGATAAGCCGGTCTTCGTTCACAAGCTGGTGGCCGCCGGCACCGTCGAGGAACGCATCCTCGCCCTGCAAGACCGCAAGCGCGGCCTGCTCGACGGGCTGTTCGACGGCGAGGCCGGGCCCTCCTCGCTGCTCTCCGAAGAGGTGATCGAGGAAATCCTCAGGCCGCTGGGCTGACCTTGGCCCTGTTGGCTTGGGCGGTCTCCCTGTCGAAGCGGTAGGCGTCCATCGCCAGCACGCCATGGGCGACGCTGTCGTGCAGGCGTTGGCCGATGGCGCCGTCGCCAGCCGCGCCCAGGGCCACATACAGCGGCATCAGGTGCTCTTCGGTCGGGTGATGGTCCACGGCGCCCGGCGCCGCCCGGCGATAGGCGAGAAGGGCGTCCAGATCCTGGGCGGCGATTTTCCCGGCCATCCACTGGGCGAAGGGCGCGACATCGTTCGCCGCCGGGGCGTTGGCCGCCTGTCCCTGGTAGCGCCCGAGGTTATGGGTCAGGGTGCCCGAGCCGATCACCACCGCGCCGTCGTCGATCAAGGGCGCCAGGGCCCGGCCGAGGGCCAGATGGACCGCCGGCCCGCCGCCGCGCACCAACGAGACCTGAACGACGGGCAGCCGCGCCTGGGGATCGATCAGTCGCAAGGGCGCCCAGGCGCCGTGGTCCAGGCCGCGCTTGGCATCGGCTTCGGCGGCGAAGCCGGCGGCTTGCAGCAAGGCCACAGTCCGTAGGGCGACCTCGGGGGCGCCCGGCGCGGGATGGGTGATCGCGTAAAGCGGCGCGGGGAAGCCCGAGAAATCATGGATGGTTTGCGGCAAGGCGCTGGAACCGACGCGCGGCACGCCGGTCTGCCAATGGGCGCTGGCGATGATCAGCGCCTTGGCCCCGGCAAGCAGCGGCCCCAGGCCATCAAGAAAGCCATAGGCCGGCGCCTCCGGGCCAAGCAGCAGGGCCGGGGACCCGTGGGACAGGAACAGGCTGGCGGGAAGGCCGGATCGCGACATCGTGAAAGCTCCATCATGCTACCCAAGCCCCCCTTTTGTCGGGGACCGTGATCTCAAGATGGCGCGCGGCCGCCGAGCCCGGTAGCGCGGCTTATGGAAACAAGCCGGTCATGACCCGCGATCAATCGGCCCGATCAATCGCGCGCAAAGCCCAGAACGCCAACGGCCCGCCGATCAAGACCGGCGGGCCGTGGAAAGCGGAATACCGTGCCGAAGCTTAGGCGGCGGCAGCGGCGGCGTCGCGGATCTTGACCATGCGACGCTTGACCTTGCGCAGCTCGACGGTCAGCTCGACCGACGGCGTGGACAGCAAGAAAGCGTCGATGCCGCCCCGATGCTCGACCGTGCGCAGGCCATGGGCCGACAGGCGCATCCGCACCGGCTCACGCAGCAGGTCGCTCATCAGCGAGTTGACCTGCAGGTTCGGCAGGAAGCGGCGACGCGATTTGATATTGGAGTGGCTGACATTGTTGCCAGTCTGCACGCCCTTGCCGGTTACGGCGCAACGACGGGACATGTGTCGGTCCTCTTTAAAAAAATGCGGTTCTCGTGGCTCGAAAGAGAGGCGGGTTCTACCCAAGCCCCCCGTCTTCGTCAAGTAAAATCGCCCCTTTTGGCGCAAGGCGCGGCAAACAGGGCGCCCGGGTCGTGGCGGATCGCCGGGCTAATCGAACAGCTTGTCGATATCGGCCTGACCCAAGGGGACGATGGGGGTCAGCGGTTTGGGCGCGGGCGGCGGCGGGGCGGGGCGGCTTTTGGCCACGCCTTTGGCCGGCGGTGGCGGCGGAGCGGGCTCTGAAGCGGGCGGGGGCGGAGGGGCTGACGGCGGTTGTGACGGCGGTGGGGACGCGGTGGCGGGGGCCGGGGTGCCGGCGAGCATGGCGTCGATCTCGGCCTGGGTCGCCCCCTGGCCGTTGAGCGCCGGTCCGTGGAGGAAGCTGTCGTAATCGTCCTTGGTCGTCGGCGCGGTCGCGGGCATGGCGGGGGTGTCGTCGACGTTTTCCTCGGCGATCTGCTCGGGGCCCCACATGGTGATCAGCTTGTGAACCTGCGACTCGATGAACTGCAGGGAATTCACCACCTTGGTGATGCGCTGGCCGGTGATGTCTTGGAACGAGCAGGCTTCGAAAATCTGGCCGACAAGATCGGGAACCTGCCCCAGTTTGCGCGCGGCCTCCTCGTCGGCCACGGTCGAGGCCAAACCCGAGGTGATCATATCCAGGGTCTCGGCGGCTTCCATGATGGTGTTCGTCGCCGTTTCCGTCGACTCGACGATGGCGTCGAGTTCATCGGACATGGCGCTGAAACGGTCGTTGGTGGCGCCGGGGCGATGAATCGACGCGATCTCGCGCCGCATCTTTTGGATGTGCTCGAAAAGGCCCATGACTTCGCGGCGGAGAATGAGCAGATCAGAGGGGTCGGGCATTCTTGTCCAACGGGCGGGTAAACGAGACGGAGCATTCGTTTACCACCCGTTTCCTTTCGGTACCATTAAGGGGCGGCGACGCGGGGAAGCCGCTTAGGAGTCCTTGTCGCGGCCTTCGTTGAGCAGCGTGCGCATCGCCGTCATCACCAGACGTTGGCGCTGTTCATCCGACAGGTTGGCAAGAATTTTCTGTTTGGCGCCATGGACCTGCATGGCCTTGCGGATCAGTTCGGCCCGCTCGGGCGTCATCAGATCGCCTTGGGCGGCCCGTACCTGGGCCAGGGCTTTTTCGCGCGCCGATCCCGCTTCGGCGACCGGTGCGGCGGCGGCTTTGGTTCCGGCCTTTCCGGGCGCGGGTTTTCCCTTGGTCGCGGCGGGCGGCCGACCGGTTTTCTTCACCCCCCCCCGGGTGGGGGGCGGCTTCGCGGCGGCCTTGGGATCGCCAAGCAGGCGATTCCATAGCGCATCGATCCAGCCCATCGTTTAGCCCTCGTTTGGCGGCACGGCGGCCCGCTCGCGCGGGCGGGCCGGGCGTTGCGGACGGTCGACCTGATCGCCGACCACGCGGCGGGGCGCGGGTTCCGCCTCCTCGGTGACGCCGCGTTCCGTCAGAACGGTGCGCGACAACGAGCGCGCCACCCGTTCCTGGATGCTTTCCATCTCGTCGCGGGTGATTCGCGGATAGGGCGGATGGGGGGCGAGGGGGCGGGGCGGGTCGGTCGGAGCATCGGCCGGCTTGCCGTCGTCCTTCGCCGCGTCCTTGGCGGCGGGGTCGGCAGGGGCGGTTTCACCGGCCGGGTCGTCCGCCGTCGCCTCAAGGGGTTCGGTCGGTGCCGGCGCGAGGGGCGCGGGCGCGGCGGCCAGCGTCTCGGCCGTTGCCCGGCTGGCGGGGGGCGGCGGCGCGGGTTGGGGCGCCGCTGGGGCGGCGGGCCGGGGCGCGGCCTGAGTCGGGACCGGGGACGGCGCCGGCGCGCTCTGGGTCGAGGGGCCGGTGAACGGCGGCGGAACCGCCGGGCGCGACGGCGCCTCGGCCGGATCGGCGGCCCTGCCAGGGGCGATCTCGGCGGCCGGCGTCTGGCCGGGCAGGCGCTGGTTGACCGAGTCGAGCAAGCCGGCGACCTGACCCAGCGGACCGTCGGTCAGGATCTCGCCAAGCAGTTTGTCCTCGCCCTGATCCTGGGAGAGCCGGCAAACCATGGCGTGGCGTCGCAAGAAGCGCTGCAGGGCGGCGGCCGAGGGGCTATCGTTGGCCAAACGCTCGGCCAGGGCGCGGACCACCGCCGGTCCCGGACTGCCCATGCGGATCAGCAGCATCTCGGGGAAGGCCCAGGGGTTGCCCGCCGCATAAAGCGCCCACAGCGTTTCAACCTCTTCGCGCTCGATCATGCCCAGGCGGCGCATCAGCAGGGCCAGATGGCTCGACATGTCCTTCAGCGTCAGATCCAGGCCTTCGAGAAAGGCCCGGCGCCGCGCCTGTTCCTCAAGCAGAACCAAGGTGCGGGCGATGGTGTCGATGTCTTCGGTCCGTCGGGCCTGGGCGCCGGCGGGCGCGGCCCGGCGGTCGGCGCGAATCACGGCCAAGGCCGATCCCGCCGCCGCGCACAGCCACAAAATTCCCACCGGCACGATCGCCGCCGCCATCATCGAGGCGATGTCGACGGGGGCCATCGCCGCCAGACCCGCTTCTTCGGCCCCGGGAAGAACCAGGGCGACAAAGGCGGCGATCCAGCTCAGAGAAAGCAAAGCGGCGACGGCGAAGGGAACAAAAGGACCGGTCAAGGTGGCTTCTCTCGCGGTTGGGGCGCAAGGGACGCGGCAGTCCATGGGGACAAGGGATGTCCCCTGGAAGCGCTATCCCCGAGGCCTGCGGAGCGGGATGTCCGCATTCTGGGATTAATTGCCTAGCCAAGAGTATGGCACGATGGGAGGGCGCCTGTAAAACCCGGGATAGCGCCGAGTCGGCGATCCCCGGTCAAAACGCCGCCCCCGGCGGTAAGGCGATGGGACCGGCGGACGGTGCGGGCCGGGGCGGCATCCGTCCTGGAAACGACAAGGGCTGAGGGAACGGAGAACGATCGGGCGTGCCGGGCGTTGCTTTTGGGCGGCCCGCGCCGCAAAATGCACGGTGGTCGGTGGACGGGGGCGTTCCAGGGGAGTCGTCGACAGGCCCGACGATGCTCCGACCGCGGCTTGGTGGCCTGGTGAACCCTTTGTGGAGCTGCCCCCTTGAGCTTTCTCAAGCACGTACAGGATTGCAATACCCACGATCTGTCCAATTTCGTGCGCTTCGTCATCGAAGGCCGACGGGTTGGTTGGGTGCGCAAGGCCCTGGCCCAGCGTTTGAAGGCGCATGGGCGCGTCTTCGACGTCACCCGCGACGCCGTTTTGCTCTCGGCCTCGTTGCGCACGCCGCAAAGCCGGACGCGGGCGGTGGCCGATGTTGTCGACCGGCTGGCCGACGAGGGCGTGGTTCCGGCGCCGCGCGGCGAGCTTTACCGGGTGAACCAAAGCTGGGGCGAACCCACCTTGATGCTGCTCGACCGGGCGGTGGTGCCGACCTTTGGCGTGCGCGCCTATGGCGTCCATCTCAACGGCTACGTCGGCGCCGGCGCCGATCTGCATCTCTGGATCGGCCGGCGCAGCCCGGATAAATCGGTGGCGCCCGGCAAGCTCGACAATATGGTGGCCGGCGGTCAGCCCGCCGATCTCAGCTTGCGCCAGAACCTGATCAAGGAATGCGCCGAAGAGGCCGATCTGCCCGAGGCCCTGGCCCGTCAGGCGATTCCGGTGGGGGCGATCACCTATTGCATGGAAAGCCCGGCGGGCATCAAGCCCGACACCTTGTTCCTCTATGATCTGGCCCTGCCCGAGGATTTCCGCCCCCATAACACCGATGGCGAGATGGCCGACTTCATGCTGTGGCCGGCGGCCAAGGTGGTGGAGGCGGTGCGCACCACCGAGGCCTTCAAGTTCAACGTCAATCTGACGGTGATCGATTTCGCCATTCGCCATGGCCTGATCGATCCCGACAACGAACCCGATTATCAGGAAATCCTGGCCGGTCTGCGCGGTCGTCCGCGCGAACGCGCCGCCTCGCCGGCCTGAGGAAGCCTGCTCCCCAAATGGCGGCCCGCCTCAGGCCGTCGGCCAATTGGCCTTGCCGGCCTGCGAGCGCAAGGCGGTATCGGCGCGCCCGGCCGCCGCCTTGCGGTTGACCGCCAGGGCGGCCAGGGCCACC
The DNA window shown above is from Rhodospirillum rubrum ATCC 11170 and carries:
- a CDS encoding protein phosphatase CheZ, producing MPDPSDLLILRREVMGLFEHIQKMRREIASIHRPGATNDRFSAMSDELDAIVESTETATNTIMEAAETLDMITSGLASTVADEEAARKLGQVPDLVGQIFEACSFQDITGQRITKVVNSLQFIESQVHKLITMWGPEQIAEENVDDTPAMPATAPTTKDDYDSFLHGPALNGQGATQAEIDAMLAGTPAPATASPPPSQPPSAPPPPPASEPAPPPPPAKGVAKSRPAPPPPAPKPLTPIVPLGQADIDKLFD
- a CDS encoding DEAD/DEAH box helicase, which codes for MPGFLTADLIRARLAPKDFQRGEEYLKDGRVLKAEWVADDEISGQVAGSAGRRYVQTITLENGLGGLSIVGYCSCPVGFACKHVAAVLLTLAREAEPVVPAWDGSFGARPAQAAVSEPTLDPALAEWIAAVAGFEEVGDPEAYPPAIRHRLIYVVGPQGEGGVPQNGEGRSESRGGGRVSAEIEVTLWSIAVLKDGQMSSVERRILSADALVRSPARPAYLRPSDLALVPRLAALRAPGGGNALLLPQISGSELFAAMVASGRCRWGGPDGPTLYPGAARRAKLVWRSDGEGWQRPAIEPEAMAPEAADPETAQPDIGQPYIAQPAIPEIGALDGEAVEAPTRTDPDDASPAPEDGESGQSPEAEAWDLRALPIEPPAYVDPRSGETGPLDLGLDPRLAARLLSAPPIPPTSVDAVRSRLGALLPAAVPVLPAPIDAQPLSVAPQPILRLLALRAVPRMRGAEMPGETTQALVARPCFAYDSVILPADSSEPAPLRMVGASLMRIERDFAAEGTALRQLDRIGPLRVAEALGRVRVEGGISADRLIAPPFLPRGEERERAVDFLRDGVPDLEEAGWRIEIDPDFPVRPVVADSQDWWGGLNAVGGLEGTVGGWLSVGLGVTIDGERVDLLPALLTLLGEGEDLVEREEDELLYLPLGDGRVLPVAVRRLRPIFHALHAVAVPDERAGPGVRLSGRDLGPLALLEEAGKPLGVVWEGAEGARDIARRLAVVGLREAVAPPKGLVGSLRAYQNEGLDWLQFLRANNLGGILADDMGLGKTLQTLAHILVEKESGRLNDPVLIVAPTSVLGAWRREAAQFAPGLRLVVLHGPERAAGFSQMADQDVVVTSYALVRHDLEVLKAQPWHMLVLDEAQTIRNPQTVQYKAVAALKARHRLFLTGTPLENHLGDLWALMDLLMPGLLGDGATFRRVFRGPIEKRGDGPRRRALAVRVRPFILRRTKDEVATDLPAKTEMIDMVELEGGQRDLYEAVRLAAHKAIREVLAEKGLARGRIHILAALTRLRQVCCDPRLVKGGPRKPPPSAKLDRLEEMLRDLVDEGRRTLVFSAFPSMLALVEERLAAASIPWVSLTGETRDRDTPVTRFQSGAVPVFLISLKAGGTGLTLTAADTVIHYDPWWNPAVEAQATDRAHRIGQDKPVFVHKLVAAGTVEERILALQDRKRGLLDGLFDGEAGPSSLLSEEVIEEILRPLG
- a CDS encoding DODA-type extradiol aromatic ring-opening family dioxygenase: MSRSGLPASLFLSHGSPALLLGPEAPAYGFLDGLGPLLAGAKALIIASAHWQTGVPRVGSSALPQTIHDFSGFPAPLYAITHPAPGAPEVALRTVALLQAAGFAAEADAKRGLDHGAWAPLRLIDPQARLPVVQVSLVRGGGPAVHLALGRALAPLIDDGAVVIGSGTLTHNLGRYQGQAANAPAANDVAPFAQWMAGKIAAQDLDALLAYRRAAPGAVDHHPTEEHLMPLYVALGAAGDGAIGQRLHDSVAHGVLAMDAYRFDRETAQANRAKVSPAA
- the rpmB gene encoding 50S ribosomal protein L28 is translated as MSRRCAVTGKGVQTGNNVSHSNIKSRRRFLPNLQVNSLMSDLLREPVRMRLSAHGLRTVEHRGGIDAFLLSTPSVELTVELRKVKRRMVKIRDAAAAAA
- a CDS encoding DUF4743 domain-containing protein, whose translation is MSFLKHVQDCNTHDLSNFVRFVIEGRRVGWVRKALAQRLKAHGRVFDVTRDAVLLSASLRTPQSRTRAVADVVDRLADEGVVPAPRGELYRVNQSWGEPTLMLLDRAVVPTFGVRAYGVHLNGYVGAGADLHLWIGRRSPDKSVAPGKLDNMVAGGQPADLSLRQNLIKECAEEADLPEALARQAIPVGAITYCMESPAGIKPDTLFLYDLALPEDFRPHNTDGEMADFMLWPAAKVVEAVRTTEAFKFNVNLTVIDFAIRHGLIDPDNEPDYQEILAGLRGRPRERAASPA